From the Nymphalis io chromosome 1, ilAglIoxx1.1, whole genome shotgun sequence genome, one window contains:
- the LOC126770486 gene encoding uncharacterized protein LOC126770486, with amino-acid sequence MTETVEAGAGLAWRLLATLEGGSLLAVATSALIAYTARLKLTKQKQYKTVNSVLISNTTNTLGRELKRKLENQGCIVCTDTSDTPGVDKFDSLVVIGNESEAGLDGLLNLVSQDVNENLNLLETLSHAVKRGGCIAWVCTGEVSGAYGGATSAFDTVVRASLQHVAKNSYCEPLWIGRCSTTELAVDRILAELLPSTQHSPGFSIRNAANKVSIFLGRWLKMVT; translated from the exons ATGACAGAAACTGTAGAAGCGGGTGCTGGTCTCGCTTGGCGATTGCTGGCGACTCTAGAAGGTGGATCGCTTTTAGCTGTAGCCACATCCGCGCTAATTGCTTACACTGCAAGACTGAAACTCACCAAACAGAAGCAATACAAGACTGTTAACAGTGTTCTA ATATCGAACACTACAAACACCTTAGGTCGTGAATTAAAACGTAAACTAGAAAATCAAGGCTGCATCGTTTGTACAGACACAAGTGACACGCCAGGAGTTGATAAATTCGATTCACTGGTAGTTATCGGTAACGAATCAGAAGCAGGATTAGATGGACTCCTAAATTTGGTCTCTCAAGACGTTAACGAAAATTTAAAT TTACTAGAGACGCTGTCCCATGCTGTGAAAAGAGGGGGTTGCATCGCATGGGTGTGTACAGGAGAAGTCTCCGGCGCGTACGGAGGTGCGACCAGCGCCTTTGATACAGTAGTGCGCGCAAGCCTGCAGCATGTCGCTAAGAA TTCGTATTGCGAACCTCTATGGATAGGGAGATGCAGTACTACGGAGCTGGCAGTGGACAGGATCCTCGCTGAACTCTTACCATCTACTCAGCATAGTCCTGGCTTCTCGATCAG aaacgCCGCAAACAAAGTGAGCATATTCCTCGGAAGATGGCTGAAAATGgtcacataa